A single region of the Elizabethkingia sp. JS20170427COW genome encodes:
- a CDS encoding beta-N-acetylglucosaminidase domain-containing protein, whose product MRYLFKSLLLGGLSISSLHFAQSSNADFSIYPRVQKMEDGITSQVFEGFQLKSKAWENLVQRTPVQKMLSDKGNWKLQISLKKELASDKNPQNIAKAKGAYEIDFKKNTIHLFAKEEAGIFYGLQTLSQLVKGDKILPVDISDFPTIQYRGVVEGFYGNPWSHEDRISQLKYYGQIKANTYIYGPKDDPYHSSPNWRKPYPPQQAQQLQDLVKTAHDNFVDFVWAIHPGKDIQWTEEDQNNVLKKFEEMYKLGIRSYAVFFDDISGEGTNAHKQAGLMNFLNEKFVKVKKDVNPLMICPTEYNKSWADPKPGTYLDILGTELDPSIQIMWTGDSVVADVTKNTLEWIQKRIKRPALIWWNFPVNDYVRDHLLLGPSYGLEANIDAKEMSGLLSNPMEHAEASKPAIFGVADFAWKTNGYNSQKAWQKSIEDLLPLSSASYEFFAENNSDLGKTGHGYRREESTQIAPVIQQLKQNIIEGKEDVKNLEVVKDYYQQAIQATYDIEAKNENPNLNTEIKAWLNDFNQLGQKGISQIENYKTRNLSIAEYWNTIVSHYEKTKDFKSLHPENEPNITPVTGTLVLRPFVEFLENWNHQNIFEKITQQKGQSASNPGVATLHTTVKSLQAVKIKVGKDQQIYLQPILEVFEMKPKEEVTLELTQPISHTNIKTQFETGATQWAGIEVSSDGKTWEKVNAEEKQKTITAHVERSFRWVKLSNVSQKPVRLRLKEFSVLSTHSSAHNQTLYVRDLNLNTYSVLATGQGLKEVSPISQPKEIVILSYSDAANLQLRITNSRNKTIKVAVSGNYIHYHLPKDTKAIEVVPNKETHLYEILWK is encoded by the coding sequence ATGAGATATCTTTTTAAAAGTTTATTATTAGGAGGTTTATCTATTTCAAGCTTACATTTTGCACAATCATCTAATGCTGATTTTTCAATCTACCCAAGAGTTCAAAAAATGGAGGATGGGATTACCTCACAAGTTTTTGAAGGGTTTCAATTGAAATCTAAAGCTTGGGAAAACCTTGTACAGAGAACACCTGTCCAAAAGATGCTTTCCGATAAAGGGAATTGGAAGCTTCAAATTAGTTTAAAAAAAGAGCTTGCGAGTGATAAAAATCCTCAGAATATAGCCAAAGCTAAGGGAGCTTATGAAATTGATTTTAAGAAAAATACCATCCATCTATTTGCAAAAGAAGAAGCAGGTATTTTCTATGGACTACAGACGCTAAGCCAGTTGGTAAAGGGGGATAAGATACTTCCTGTGGATATTAGCGATTTTCCCACAATACAGTACAGAGGTGTAGTAGAAGGTTTTTATGGAAACCCTTGGTCACATGAAGATCGTATCAGCCAGCTGAAATATTATGGACAGATAAAAGCCAATACTTATATCTATGGGCCAAAGGATGATCCTTACCACTCTAGCCCTAATTGGAGGAAGCCGTATCCTCCTCAACAAGCACAACAGTTGCAGGATTTGGTAAAAACAGCACATGATAATTTTGTGGATTTTGTATGGGCAATTCACCCAGGTAAGGATATACAATGGACAGAAGAAGACCAAAATAATGTCTTGAAGAAATTTGAAGAAATGTATAAGTTAGGGATTCGCTCTTATGCTGTTTTCTTTGATGATATTTCTGGTGAAGGAACTAATGCCCATAAACAAGCGGGGTTGATGAATTTCTTGAACGAGAAATTTGTAAAAGTGAAAAAGGATGTCAACCCTCTCATGATTTGCCCTACCGAGTATAATAAAAGCTGGGCGGATCCCAAGCCAGGAACCTATTTGGATATTTTAGGAACCGAGTTAGACCCTTCTATTCAAATTATGTGGACAGGGGATAGCGTTGTGGCTGATGTTACAAAAAATACTTTAGAATGGATACAGAAAAGGATTAAACGCCCCGCTCTAATTTGGTGGAATTTTCCAGTGAATGATTATGTAAGAGATCACCTATTACTGGGACCTTCTTATGGTTTAGAGGCAAATATTGATGCTAAAGAAATGTCTGGGCTGTTATCCAATCCTATGGAGCATGCTGAAGCTTCTAAACCTGCAATTTTCGGGGTTGCAGATTTTGCATGGAAAACCAATGGCTACAATTCCCAAAAGGCATGGCAGAAGAGTATAGAAGATTTGTTACCACTTTCTTCTGCTTCTTATGAGTTTTTTGCAGAGAATAATTCCGATTTAGGGAAGACAGGCCATGGATATCGTAGAGAGGAATCTACTCAGATAGCTCCAGTTATTCAGCAATTAAAGCAAAATATTATTGAAGGTAAAGAGGATGTGAAGAATTTAGAAGTTGTAAAAGATTATTATCAACAGGCGATTCAAGCGACATATGATATAGAAGCGAAGAATGAAAATCCTAATCTAAACACAGAGATAAAAGCATGGCTAAATGATTTTAACCAATTGGGACAAAAAGGTATTTCTCAAATTGAGAATTATAAAACCAGAAATTTATCGATTGCAGAATATTGGAATACAATAGTTTCTCACTATGAAAAGACTAAGGATTTTAAAAGCTTACACCCAGAAAACGAACCTAACATTACTCCAGTTACAGGAACTTTGGTATTAAGACCTTTTGTTGAGTTTCTAGAAAATTGGAACCATCAAAATATATTTGAAAAGATAACCCAACAGAAAGGACAATCGGCATCCAATCCTGGAGTTGCAACCTTGCACACAACGGTGAAATCATTGCAAGCAGTTAAAATAAAGGTAGGTAAAGATCAGCAAATTTATCTGCAGCCAATATTAGAGGTGTTTGAAATGAAACCTAAAGAAGAAGTTACCCTAGAACTTACCCAACCGATAAGCCATACAAATATAAAGACACAGTTTGAAACTGGGGCTACTCAGTGGGCGGGGATAGAAGTATCTTCCGATGGAAAAACTTGGGAAAAAGTTAATGCCGAAGAAAAGCAAAAAACTATTACGGCCCATGTTGAAAGGTCTTTCAGATGGGTGAAGTTGAGTAATGTTTCTCAGAAGCCTGTTCGACTAAGGCTAAAAGAATTTTCGGTACTAAGTACCCATTCTTCTGCTCATAACCAAACCTTATATGTAAGAGATCTTAACCTGAATACTTACTCAGTATTGGCAACAGGACAAGGCTTGAAGGAGGTTTCTCCGATTTCTCAACCTAAGGAAATAGTAATTTTATCTTATTCAGATGCAGCTAATTTGCAGTTGAGGATTACCAATTCAAGAAATAAAACCATTAAGGTGGCTGTTTCAGGAAACTATATCCATTACCATTTACCAAAAGATACCAAAGCAATAGAAGTGGTTCCGAATAAGGAAACTCATCTTTATGAAATCCTTTGGAAATAG
- a CDS encoding DUF488 family protein, with translation MQKYSTIYTIGHSTHTMEEFLTLLQQYDIEVVLDVRSLPGSRKFTWFNREHLEKILPEHKIEYLWCSGLGGRRKFHKDSHNNRWRHSSFRAYADYMETEEFAESIDKCMKLALDKRVAIMCAEALWWRCHRSMISDYLKLKLWKVLHILTKTKIEEHHYTQPAVVRNGQLSYSDGDIFNLEL, from the coding sequence ATGCAAAAATATTCTACTATTTATACCATTGGGCACTCTACCCATACGATGGAAGAATTCCTAACATTACTCCAACAATACGATATTGAAGTAGTATTGGATGTGAGAAGCTTGCCGGGTTCTAGAAAATTTACTTGGTTCAATCGAGAGCATTTAGAAAAAATATTGCCAGAACATAAAATAGAATATTTGTGGTGTTCCGGATTAGGAGGGAGGAGAAAGTTTCATAAAGATTCCCATAACAATCGTTGGCGGCACTCATCCTTTCGTGCTTATGCAGATTATATGGAAACAGAAGAATTTGCAGAAAGCATAGATAAATGTATGAAACTAGCGTTGGATAAAAGAGTAGCCATTATGTGTGCGGAGGCTTTATGGTGGAGGTGTCATCGTTCTATGATTTCGGATTATTTGAAGCTGAAATTATGGAAGGTTCTTCATATTTTAACAAAAACAAAGATAGAAGAACATCATTATACCCAGCCAGCAGTGGTGAGAAATGGTCAATTATCTTACAGTGATGGTGATATTTTTAATCTTGAATTGTAA
- a CDS encoding urocanate hydratase has translation MTFQHQIQQGIPSELPTQKPYDTTISHAPKRKDILDEEEKKLAIKNALRYFEPKFHSVLIPEFKEELEKYGRIYMYRFRPDYEMYARPIGEYPGKSQQARAIQLMIQNNLDKAVAQHPHELITYGGNGAVFQNWAQYLLTMQYLSEMTDEQTLVMYSGHPLGLFPSHPNAPRVVVTNGMMIPNYSKPDDWERYNALGVTQYGQMTAGSYMYIGPQGIVHGTTITVLNACRKISKDNKRKLFVTAGLGGMSGAQPKAGNIAGVISVTAEVNPEATWKRHKQGWVDEVISDLDELVSRVKKAKENQEVVSIAYDGNVVEVWEKFDQEGVYIDLGSDQTSLHNPWAGGYYPVGLSFEESNKMMAEAPEMFKEKVQESLRRQAAAINKHTAKGTYFFDYGNAFLLEASRAGADVMAENPTLRRKFKYPSYVQDIMGPMCFDYGFGPFRWVCTSGKPEDLQKTDQLACEVLEEIMKHAPKEIQQQMQDNITWIKGAQQNQLVVGSQARILYADAEGRMKIAKAFNDAILKGEIGPVILGRDHHDVSGTDSPFRETSNIYDGSQFTADMAIHNVIGDSFRGATWVSIHNGGGVGWGEVINGGFGMLLDGSEESECRLKMMLHWDVNNGIARRSWARNEGAVFVIQRAMELEPKLKVTLPNWVNDDLL, from the coding sequence ATGACTTTTCAACACCAAATCCAACAAGGAATACCTTCAGAACTTCCTACTCAAAAACCCTATGACACTACTATTAGCCACGCCCCGAAGCGTAAAGATATATTAGACGAAGAAGAAAAAAAGTTAGCCATAAAAAATGCGTTGCGTTATTTTGAACCTAAATTTCACTCAGTACTTATTCCTGAATTTAAAGAAGAATTAGAAAAGTATGGTCGGATTTACATGTATAGATTCCGTCCAGATTATGAAATGTATGCTCGCCCAATCGGAGAATATCCAGGGAAATCGCAACAGGCAAGAGCTATTCAGCTGATGATTCAAAATAATTTGGATAAAGCAGTAGCACAACACCCTCATGAGTTGATTACTTATGGTGGTAATGGAGCCGTTTTCCAAAACTGGGCTCAATATTTGTTGACGATGCAATACCTTTCCGAAATGACGGATGAGCAAACATTGGTGATGTATTCAGGACATCCGTTAGGTTTATTTCCCTCTCATCCCAATGCCCCTAGAGTAGTGGTGACTAATGGGATGATGATTCCCAATTATTCCAAACCTGATGATTGGGAAAGATACAACGCTTTAGGAGTTACCCAATATGGGCAGATGACAGCAGGTAGTTATATGTACATTGGCCCACAAGGGATTGTTCATGGTACCACGATTACTGTGTTGAATGCTTGCCGCAAAATATCAAAAGATAACAAAAGAAAACTATTCGTTACCGCAGGTTTAGGAGGGATGAGTGGAGCACAGCCTAAGGCTGGAAATATAGCGGGAGTAATTTCGGTAACCGCAGAGGTTAACCCAGAAGCTACTTGGAAGCGTCACAAACAAGGATGGGTAGATGAGGTGATTTCGGATTTGGATGAATTGGTTAGCCGAGTGAAAAAGGCTAAGGAAAACCAAGAGGTGGTATCCATTGCTTACGATGGTAATGTTGTTGAGGTGTGGGAAAAGTTTGATCAAGAAGGAGTGTATATAGATCTAGGTTCCGATCAAACCTCTCTTCATAATCCATGGGCGGGAGGATATTATCCTGTAGGTTTATCGTTTGAGGAGTCTAATAAAATGATGGCTGAAGCTCCTGAGATGTTTAAAGAAAAAGTTCAAGAAAGTTTAAGAAGACAAGCTGCAGCTATTAATAAACATACAGCCAAAGGTACCTATTTCTTTGATTATGGAAATGCCTTTTTATTGGAAGCTTCTCGGGCGGGAGCAGATGTTATGGCAGAAAATCCAACATTGAGGAGGAAATTTAAGTATCCTTCCTATGTACAAGATATTATGGGACCTATGTGTTTTGATTATGGATTTGGACCTTTCCGTTGGGTTTGTACTAGTGGGAAACCAGAAGATTTACAAAAGACCGATCAATTGGCTTGTGAGGTGTTAGAAGAAATCATGAAACATGCCCCAAAAGAAATCCAACAACAGATGCAAGATAATATCACCTGGATAAAAGGAGCTCAACAAAATCAATTGGTGGTGGGATCCCAAGCAAGGATTTTATATGCCGATGCAGAAGGAAGAATGAAAATAGCCAAAGCTTTTAACGATGCTATTTTGAAAGGTGAAATTGGACCAGTGATATTGGGTAGGGATCATCATGATGTTTCAGGAACCGATTCTCCTTTTAGGGAAACTTCTAATATTTATGATGGCTCTCAATTTACTGCTGATATGGCAATTCACAATGTAATAGGAGATAGCTTTAGAGGAGCGACATGGGTTTCCATCCATAATGGAGGTGGGGTAGGCTGGGGAGAAGTTATTAATGGAGGTTTTGGGATGTTGCTAGATGGTAGCGAAGAATCAGAATGTAGATTAAAAATGATGTTACATTGGGATGTGAATAACGGAATTGCTAGAAGAAGTTGGGCAAGAAATGAAGGAGCTGTTTTTGTTATACAAAGAGCTATGGAGTTAGAACCTAAATTAAAAGTTACCTTACCGAATTGGGTAAATGATGATTTGTTGTAA
- a CDS encoding RNA polymerase sigma factor — translation MYMDNREDQEDLFQEIVFQVWKSYPSFQNNSAFSTWMYRVAINTAIVFLRSDKKRNFVNHKEEIENFSHLPYQDTSSEKEEQLQRMYEAIQKLNPIDKALIFYYLEDLSGKEIALQMGISEGNVRVKLNRAKQKLKELIQKSWT, via the coding sequence ATGTATATGGATAATAGGGAAGATCAGGAAGATCTTTTCCAGGAAATTGTATTTCAAGTTTGGAAATCTTATCCCAGCTTTCAGAATAATAGTGCTTTTTCTACATGGATGTATAGAGTGGCAATTAATACAGCAATTGTTTTTCTTCGTTCGGATAAAAAGAGAAATTTTGTGAACCATAAAGAGGAGATAGAAAACTTTAGCCATCTTCCTTATCAAGATACGTCTTCCGAAAAAGAAGAGCAGCTACAACGGATGTATGAGGCAATACAAAAACTAAATCCGATTGATAAGGCTCTTATTTTCTATTATTTGGAAGATCTCTCCGGAAAAGAAATAGCCCTGCAGATGGGGATAAGCGAAGGAAATGTGCGGGTGAAGTTAAATAGAGCGAAACAAAAATTAAAAGAGTTAATACAAAAGTCATGGACATAG
- a CDS encoding metallophosphoesterase yields the protein MILKLLPFIFIGILILEFYVYQAVKNLTKNKKIKLGYWLLNLTLYFIIIYLFITYDKNTRDPRHMQWLFSLFVIFLIPKILVSCILLIGDLFRLVEFIFKKSKTQSAKFPSRRKFISASALALGGLLSYSFIDGIVWGKYRHFIRRLKIKIPNLPKNFKGYKVVQISDVHSGSFAHPEKLQHAIDMINEQKPDLLLFTGDMVNAYAEEFEPFVQLFSQLKAKDGKLAILGNHDYGGYGKFNSKYEHDQNVPKLIRLEEQAGFKVLRNEHQIIQRGAEQLYIIGVENWGLPPFPQYGDLDKAVEGIPHSAAKILMSHDPTHFDEKVKTHPSNIALTLSGHTHGMQFGLDLKNIKWSPVQYKYPKWADLYESNGKMLYVNRGFGVIGYPGRVGVNPEITVFELY from the coding sequence ATGATTTTAAAACTGTTACCTTTTATTTTTATCGGAATTCTTATTCTAGAGTTCTATGTATATCAGGCGGTAAAAAATTTAACGAAAAACAAGAAAATAAAATTAGGGTATTGGTTGCTAAACCTTACCCTATATTTTATTATTATCTATTTGTTTATCACTTATGATAAAAACACTAGAGATCCTAGGCATATGCAATGGCTCTTTAGCCTTTTTGTTATTTTTCTTATCCCCAAAATATTGGTTTCCTGTATCCTTCTTATTGGAGACTTATTTAGGTTGGTGGAGTTTATCTTTAAGAAATCCAAAACTCAATCTGCAAAATTCCCTTCCCGTAGAAAATTTATCAGTGCCTCTGCCCTTGCTTTAGGCGGATTGCTTTCCTATAGCTTTATAGATGGAATTGTTTGGGGAAAATACCGACACTTTATCAGGAGGTTAAAAATTAAAATCCCTAACCTTCCTAAAAACTTTAAGGGCTATAAAGTAGTACAAATTTCAGATGTCCACAGCGGTAGTTTTGCTCATCCTGAAAAGCTACAACACGCTATTGACATGATTAATGAGCAAAAGCCAGATTTGCTACTTTTTACAGGAGATATGGTGAATGCTTATGCAGAGGAATTTGAGCCTTTTGTCCAATTATTCTCACAACTAAAAGCCAAAGATGGCAAACTTGCCATACTTGGAAATCACGACTATGGAGGCTATGGTAAATTCAATTCTAAATATGAGCATGATCAAAATGTTCCTAAGCTCATCCGTTTAGAAGAGCAGGCAGGCTTCAAAGTACTTAGAAATGAACACCAAATTATCCAACGTGGGGCTGAACAACTTTATATTATTGGTGTTGAAAACTGGGGACTGCCTCCGTTTCCTCAATATGGAGATTTGGACAAAGCGGTTGAAGGTATTCCTCATTCAGCAGCAAAAATATTAATGTCTCATGATCCTACTCACTTTGATGAGAAAGTAAAAACACACCCTTCCAATATTGCATTAACCCTTTCTGGCCACACCCATGGGATGCAATTTGGATTGGATCTTAAAAATATAAAATGGTCGCCTGTACAATATAAATATCCTAAATGGGCCGACTTATATGAATCTAATGGTAAAATGCTCTATGTAAACCGAGGATTTGGGGTTATTGGATATCCTGGCCGAGTGGGAGTAAATCCAGAGATTACCGTTTTTGAACTTTATTAA
- a CDS encoding 3-oxoacyl-ACP synthase III family protein encodes MLKSVITGSGHYLPERVIDGTYFQDAVFYDDSGNKIEKSNEEIVKKFVEITEIEQRRYVTDDLMNSDIAAKAAKIAIEEAGIDPETIDYIIAASNFGEVSANGLANFMPSVSARIKNKLGIKNRKCVNYDMIFGCPGWVEGMILANDLIQAKRAKTILVVGTETLSRMVDPYDRDRLIFADGAGAVIVQAKENTEEGFITSNTICDNDAELDYLSNGCSLNPEVGNDRMFIRMKGRKIYEYALKNVPDAIKETIDQAGITIDDIDKILIHQANAKMDHAIINRLFKLYGKPYQEEIAPMTIQVFGNSSVATIPTMYDLIKKGEMQGHSFKKGGYVVMCSVGAGMNINCFIYKNE; translated from the coding sequence ATGCTAAAAAGTGTTATAACAGGCTCTGGACATTATTTGCCTGAAAGAGTAATCGACGGTACTTATTTTCAAGATGCTGTTTTCTATGATGACAGCGGAAACAAAATAGAAAAATCTAACGAAGAAATTGTTAAAAAATTCGTAGAAATTACAGAAATTGAGCAAAGAAGATACGTTACCGACGATTTGATGAACAGCGATATTGCAGCAAAAGCAGCAAAAATCGCCATTGAAGAAGCGGGCATAGATCCTGAAACTATTGATTACATTATTGCTGCCAGCAATTTTGGTGAGGTTTCTGCTAATGGTTTGGCTAACTTTATGCCATCAGTTTCTGCCAGAATAAAAAATAAATTAGGTATTAAAAACCGTAAATGCGTTAACTACGATATGATCTTCGGTTGTCCAGGATGGGTAGAAGGGATGATCCTAGCTAACGACCTTATCCAAGCTAAAAGAGCAAAAACCATCTTGGTGGTAGGAACAGAAACCTTAAGCCGCATGGTTGACCCTTACGATAGAGACCGCCTTATCTTTGCAGATGGTGCTGGTGCTGTTATCGTACAAGCTAAAGAAAATACTGAAGAAGGGTTTATTACCTCCAATACCATTTGCGATAACGATGCCGAATTAGACTACCTAAGTAACGGATGCTCTCTGAATCCTGAAGTAGGAAACGACCGTATGTTTATCCGAATGAAAGGTAGAAAAATCTACGAATATGCATTGAAAAACGTTCCTGATGCTATTAAAGAAACTATTGACCAAGCAGGAATTACTATTGATGATATCGACAAAATATTAATCCACCAAGCAAATGCTAAAATGGACCACGCAATTATCAATAGACTTTTCAAATTATACGGAAAACCTTACCAAGAAGAGATTGCCCCTATGACCATTCAAGTTTTTGGAAACTCATCAGTAGCTACTATCCCTACCATGTATGATCTTATCAAAAAAGGAGAAATGCAAGGACATAGCTTTAAAAAAGGCGGTTATGTAGTGATGTGCTCTGTTGGTGCAGGGATGAACATTAACTGCTTCATTTATAAAAACGAATGA
- the ubiE gene encoding bifunctional demethylmenaquinone methyltransferase/2-methoxy-6-polyprenyl-1,4-benzoquinol methylase UbiE, protein MKHNHDTVTPYNSDTTKKNQVEEMFDNIAPKYDLLNHVLSMKIDVTWRNTLVKWLKGDQPKKILDVATGTGDLALAVQKGTKAKVVGYDLSQQMLNVGIEKVKKAGLSSEIQMIKGDAENMPFQDEEFDAITAAFGVRNFENLESGLSEMLRVVKKGGNVFILEFSKVEGFLGPFYMFYFKNILPAIGKLVSKDNRAYTYLPDSVNAFPYGEQMKTILSNVGFSKVEYKKLTFGIATIYKATR, encoded by the coding sequence TTGAAACATAACCACGATACAGTAACGCCTTATAATTCGGATACAACCAAAAAGAATCAGGTAGAGGAGATGTTTGATAATATCGCTCCTAAATATGATTTGTTGAACCATGTTTTGTCGATGAAGATAGACGTAACCTGGAGAAATACTTTGGTGAAATGGTTAAAGGGAGATCAGCCTAAAAAAATTCTAGACGTAGCTACAGGAACTGGGGACCTAGCTTTGGCCGTACAAAAAGGGACAAAAGCAAAAGTAGTAGGTTACGATCTTTCTCAGCAGATGCTGAATGTTGGAATTGAAAAAGTAAAAAAAGCTGGACTCTCTTCTGAAATCCAAATGATAAAAGGAGATGCTGAAAATATGCCTTTTCAAGATGAAGAGTTTGATGCAATTACAGCTGCTTTTGGAGTGAGGAATTTTGAAAATTTGGAAAGTGGGCTTTCAGAAATGTTAAGAGTGGTGAAAAAAGGAGGAAATGTTTTTATTTTAGAATTTTCTAAAGTGGAAGGCTTCCTAGGGCCGTTTTATATGTTTTATTTTAAAAATATACTTCCTGCTATTGGTAAGTTAGTTTCCAAAGATAATAGAGCATACACTTATTTACCAGACTCTGTTAATGCTTTCCCTTACGGAGAGCAGATGAAAACAATTCTTTCCAATGTAGGTTTTTCTAAAGTTGAATATAAAAAACTTACCTTTGGCATTGCAACCATTTATAAGGCAACAAGATAA
- a CDS encoding porin family protein yields MKNKILTSVLLAFLGGSTQAQLFNTRNRMDNLEGFDQQKFSWGFYLAANSFGYKMTPHPQYGLDGSKNAVTEKSSMNFGAGLIGRMRINDNFDLRIEPALQFVDRELQFNTFDKVNQNYDLINWEVGNLIIEPKDADKIRKVKSTYVDVPILLEYHGSRWYNSRPYAAAGLNWMTNLQSNEKVTDDNQLGIFRTTSSNFAWSAEMGMQFYFSRFKLTTGVRGTFIFNNELVKDNPGTPAYWAGAIDQLNSRAVMFVLKFE; encoded by the coding sequence ATGAAAAACAAGATATTAACCAGTGTTTTACTGGCCTTTTTAGGAGGCTCCACTCAAGCTCAATTGTTCAATACGAGGAATCGTATGGACAATCTAGAAGGTTTCGACCAACAAAAATTTAGCTGGGGATTTTATCTTGCTGCAAATAGTTTTGGATATAAAATGACACCTCACCCTCAATATGGACTAGATGGTTCTAAAAATGCGGTAACGGAAAAGTCTTCGATGAATTTTGGAGCAGGGCTTATCGGTAGGATGAGGATTAATGATAACTTTGATTTAAGAATTGAACCAGCCTTACAGTTTGTAGACAGAGAGTTGCAATTTAATACCTTCGATAAGGTAAATCAGAATTATGATTTGATCAATTGGGAAGTGGGTAATCTTATTATAGAGCCTAAAGATGCTGATAAAATCAGAAAAGTAAAATCTACTTATGTAGATGTTCCTATATTGCTAGAGTATCATGGGAGTAGATGGTATAATTCTCGACCTTATGCTGCGGCAGGACTCAATTGGATGACTAATCTACAATCCAACGAAAAGGTAACGGATGACAACCAATTAGGTATTTTTAGGACAACTTCTAGCAACTTTGCATGGTCTGCAGAAATGGGAATGCAATTTTACTTCAGCCGATTCAAGCTGACCACAGGGGTAAGGGGGACTTTTATCTTTAATAACGAGCTGGTGAAAGATAATCCAGGTACTCCGGCATATTGGGCAGGAGCTATAGATCAACTTAACAGTAGAGCAGTGATGTTTGTACTGAAGTTTGAATAG
- a CDS encoding cell division protein ZapA has product MDFRRITISIAGRNYPLNVPAEEEVTLRKVGKLIDEMIKNFEANYAVSDKQDALAMCALKLGTNAEVNKLNDEKNLKNSTQKLEQLNQLLDEKLKEL; this is encoded by the coding sequence ATGGATTTTAGAAGAATCACCATCAGTATTGCGGGAAGAAATTATCCGCTGAACGTACCTGCAGAGGAAGAAGTTACTCTTCGTAAAGTAGGGAAGTTGATTGATGAGATGATCAAGAATTTTGAAGCCAACTACGCCGTTAGTGATAAGCAAGATGCCTTAGCAATGTGTGCCCTAAAATTAGGGACCAATGCAGAGGTTAATAAACTTAATGACGAAAAAAATTTAAAAAACTCTACTCAAAAGCTGGAGCAATTAAACCAGCTATTAGATGAAAAATTGAAAGAGCTGTAA